The region CCACGCGCACGGCGCATGCGCGCGGCAGCGCGTCGGCCACGCTGGCCACACGGCGCAGGCGCGGCACACCGCCTCAAGCGCCTCGTCCACCCGCGGCCACCACACGTAACTTCTCGCTAACGCCTTCGTTTTCACGACACCCATGTGCGAGTCGTGTAATTCTCTAACAACCCTGTCCCGACATGGTGCCGGCACCACTACTCTGTGACCCCAGAGAATACAACCTAACTCGGTGTATAATCATTTCGCCGGCTGTGATATGGTTTTAATTCCCTGATATCGATGTTAGTGTTAGACGGCCAGCCGTCTACTAAATAACTCATGACGCGGCTTAATATGGGATCCGCGGCTGTCTGGTTCTTTAAAATCTTGTAATCTAGCAGCAACGCTTCCGTCGCGAAATGTAAATATACTTAGTCTGTTCTGGTAATTCTTCGAGACTGTTCgttcatccatcatcatcccagcctatatacgtcccactgctgggcacaggcctcctctcagaacaagagggtacAGGGACTGTTCGTTACTTCCTCTTTATGCATTTTTATTAATCTCGATAGTCCATCCGCAGTATTTTTGTCCGTTCTAACGTACTCTATTGTAAAATTATACGCCCAAAGGTTAATAGCCCATGTCTGCAAACGGCTCGCCGCCGTAATCGGTATTCCCGTATTACACCCAAATATGCTGACTAAAAGCTTATGATCAGTACGTAATGTAAATTGTCTCCCGTGCAAGTATTTCCCCGTATAAATTCATCTATAGCAAATATGATCGCTAACGCCTCCTTATGGATTTGACTATAGTGCTTTTCCGGCGGGGTGAGCGCGCCGAGGGACGCGCTCGGCTCGGCCGGGCGCGCGCTGCCAGCACGGCGCCCAGCCCGTGCGCGCGAACATCGCACGTCAGCACCGTGGGCTGAGACATGTCGTAGTGGACTAACACGTCCGCACTACATACTTTTGACCTGTATAAACGGATCATTATTTTCTTGTTCCACAAAAAATCCTGCCTGTTGTACAGTAAGTAGCTCGTAGAGTGGGACCAAAAATGATGacaaattttttaataaatttcccataaaattaatcatccccaaaaatgattttaattcggTTACATTATTGGGATGCGGCATGTCTACAATAGGCCGTATTTTGTCCGATTAACCCGCACGCCGTCTATCACCAGGggccctaccacgctctcttaatgcgattcagtttaggctctaaactgaactgcatcgctatttcgtaccacgacgttacttttgcgattcagttcagcacggttcagcgacagcgatacagacattttcattcactcacttcaagcggttttcgtaccatgacgcttaacttgagtgggaattgaatcgcttcagtgtcaaatttagcgattcagtataagttactcattctgtcaattcttttggatcgcttcaacttcaactaatgaaataaaacgaattcAGTGTTTTACGGTGCAAATAACAACTTTAGTATGTTTTCGGTGCATTAGTGGCCATCGAGTGTTGAATTACAGCCCAGAAGTTGCTGGCTCTATTATAAATGCTTGTGCTATATTGCACAATATTTGCAATACAGCAAATCTGCCCATTTTAGATTTGGGACCCTTGCCTCAATACCATAATCGCCGTCTGCAGCAGGCGGCTACCGAGCCGCTGCTCGAGGACGCAGTTGTCATTGATGAGACGGAAAGAAGCAACCCACAACTGCGACTCGGTACAGCCATAAGGAATCGCCTTGTCGCCGATTATGGGAAGGGAGATAATCCTTGTGTTGCATTTCTCacgatgatataaataaatacctaaacctaaaacgattttttgttaaCACTTATTATGTTTAAGACCCCGCAGACTATAAATAGTAATgagaatcccaccaaaaacatttcatataCACGAGAGTGtatgagttatttattattagagtcAAGCCCCtagccagtacccttagtgtaagttttcggttacaaaatacgtctcgatcgcgttcgcgttagaatctcaatttgtatggaaacacgaacggcgcctctagcggaacgtttgagaTGTTGTCACTATGTATTCACTCTCTCGGAATTGCCTACCTACGGGACAGGCCTCGCCTAGTGTAGGAGCCAGTGAAAAGTATTGTGTATGAAGAGCTGTTAATGTACGTTCATGAACTTGCTaccattgttattgtttttcactgttgttttttcttttgcaagAATGTTTGTATGTTCTTTCCATGTATCAGCCCTCCTGTAAACCCTACtttatatgcaataaatgattacttacttacttacttattcatTATTAGGCAAAAACTACGTAATTGCGGAAATCTTCTTTATGAATAACCATATTATATAACAGGTGTAGGTAAAGGAGAAAATGAACACGTttggtttgttttcatttttatttcacaaataattaatttacaaaaattcaaagtcaaagtcaaagtcaaaatatctttattcaatttaggctataacaagcacttatgaatgtcaaaaaaaatctaccaccggttcggaaaaacctctgttgagaaaaatccggcaagaaactcaacgaggtatatttagccagtctgtaagatggaactttaagcttccctgtgtttctagtagcctttgggttatcgacgttagtgggaaaatcacatatgttcttccttacatacatgattatttcaaaaacataatgcgacggcagggttaggatacctgtttccttaaaagaagattcacgcgtcttcaaaattataaattgctctaattgctctctttggtaagataaaaatttactcaatgtctgcagcagatcccataaaataaggccgtacgatataatgctattaaagtaagcaaaatacaccaaccgtgccgtcgccacatcggttagcatcgagcgttattcctaaaaatattgttgattttacaaattcaacagtttgaccatttaactttatattagaaactgaattcgagtcaatttatcaacgagaatttagaTAGATTTTTAGAGAACCTGTCAAGACAATTCAGGCTACCTTATCTTGAAATTATATGGTTATGGTAGATTTAAATTTGGCGTTGGGGGCAGTTCTGGAACTGGtaacctaaaacaaaaaaacatggtacttacataaaaaaaacattgacataGCAGAACATGAGTGACCGACTTTCGTTCAGTCTTTTgaatggcgttttttttttacaatgaaacGACTTACGAAGGCATAATAttttctacataccaaattttcttCCAAAAACTTTAGCGCTGTCGTATGTATCGAGAAACCTAATAAGTACAcattcaacacacacacacaattgaattgcttgttTGTAATGGGAGACTCTATCAAATTGGTAACTAATCAAAAAAATGCTCCTCACCTTGCTTGCAGTAACTCCTTGACTGCTTTAATTTCATTCCTAATTTCTTGCAGTCCTGCGCGCAAGGTCTCATTTTTCTCCCGAGCTATTTCAGTTAAGGCCCGGCGAGCCGTCTCTTGCGACATGGGGGGctcgcggcgccggcgcctggGTCTCTGGGGCGGCGAGCCTGCACGTTGTCGTGCTTGGATGCGGGCTCTTGGACTTTGTCTCGGACTtcgtaggtactcacgacattgtgcttcttaactcctcattgatttttcagtgagaaaggAGACTCgtcgattagtgacagcgtaaacattttatttgtaatcaacacacgGTTTGCTAGACACAAATGACAAAATAGAGTTATGTTTTTGCAAATAATAGAGTTTTAGTATACAAAATTTGTTTTTGCATTTTGTCGCCCCTTCTATGCTTCCATAAATGTCATACATATATACCTGGGGTGCTAATGGTACACAGCAATAATAAGGCGACAAATATAGCTGAAGTGTGTAAGGACGAGTTCTTATTTGGCTTCACAAGATATGTGATAACAGTGATTCCCAACGCGGTGTGGCTGTGCCACATTCTTATCACAAGCTAGGCCTAAGTAGCATGCTTAGCTTACGGTCGATTTACTCCGGTCTAGGCACAGCGCTATGCCCGGGTGCCTCAATGCTTAGGCAGAGAGATCCTGGGCCTACCAGTGATCTTCTGACCTATCCCGACCGATCAATAGGCTCCTGGCCGGTTCAGTTTGCCTGTGATCTGGCCTGGCACCCGCCGGACGTGGGGGCTTTGCCCCCACGAGGACCTCCACCATCCCCATAGTCCTGACCTCGGTTGCTCCATCATCATTACGACCGTTAATGCTGGGCAAAAGATACTTGCTCCATGTCTAGTTTATGCGCTCCGCTGTCTATGACATTACCAAGTGTACATTGTACTCTAGCGCTTACTGGACCCATGTACGGAATCTACCCTGTATTAAATTGCGGACATCCTTACACACTCCATAATCATGGCAATTAATATTACATAGCAAAACACTCACCTGAGGTTACAGCCGAGTTTCAGGAAGGAACTGACCTCTATACTAGGGCACCAGCTTAGTTCTTTTCCCTCGTTTGTTCATTGTATCGCCATTACACTATACGGTAGTGCCAACACACAAAATTAGACCAATAAGGAAAAGCAATGTGACCACATTATAAATGTATTACACATACTAGGGCTGTGACACTTACCGAGTTTTATATGGCAAATCGCGCTGTGCGCGACACTCCCAAGGGCAAAGGACTTTCACTCTAGTATGGTTAGCAGGTGCCGTGTCCACTCCAGAATTTTCTCTCTGGCTCTTACAGCCGCGGCACGTCTTTCTTTGCCTGCAACAAGGTCTTGTCCATGGATATCCAAAGAACCCGCCATTTCCATGGGGGTTCCGTCATCCATCGCCGATGCACTTTCTTCAACCTCTGGTTCTGCTAGTTCCACAGGGTCCACAGTTTCTGATTCTTGAGGCGTTGGTCGTGATGATGTCACCGAATCATGTGCTGACTCGTTGAAGGCTGTTTCCTGGTCCTTATTCCTTACCCTTTCTGAAGTATCATCATCAGGTATGGGATCGCTTTCGACCTCTAGCGGATACAGATGTCCTAtggaacgtgtcaaaatggaGCCGTCCACTTTGACCTCCGCTACTCTGCATTTGCCGTCAGTACTTTCCCTCATATCCACAATTTTGCCAACTTTCCAGTTAATTCTGTTTTTACTTTCGGCTTTGATTTGTACTAGATCCCCGATTTCTGGTGCTCTGTGTGATATTACTCTGGGTTGCTTGGGCTCAGACCGGAATCTCTCTCTTAGACTTACAAGATATTGTCCTAtgaacatttgttttatttcttccaGGATCTTGAGTCCTCTTTTCCAACTAGTGATCAGGTCTGTTTTTGCCTTTGTGCCTACTGATGGCAGTTCTGCATGTGACGTTTCAGTTGTAAGGCAAGTACCTAGACTTAAAAAATCAGCTGGTCGTAATATGTGTTCCACGTCAGGTCCTATTTTCGTAAGTGGTCTCGAGTTCACCACGGCTTCTACTTCCTTCATTATTGTATGGAGTTGGCTGTCATTAATCAAGTGTTTGTCGAGCGTCCGCTTAAGGCAGTGCTTTACTAAAGCCACAAGACGTTCATAAAAACCGCCATGCCATGGAGCTAATTGTGGTATGAATTTCCATGAAATTTTGTTCTTGACACAATATGGCTTCTCTATTATTTCACTTGTTAATTTGAAGTAGGTAGCATTATCCGAGTATATCTTCTTGGGAGTATTTCTACTTGCTGAAAACCGTCTAATTGCCAGAAGACATTCTTCTGCGGTTAGGTCGTTGACGACTTCTAAATGAATTGCTCTTACTGTCAGGCATGTGAATAACGCAATCCACCTTTTGGCCTTTCCGTTTGGGGAACTGACAAACAGTGGACCAAAGTAATCAACCCCAGTATAAGAAAATGGAGTTGTATACGTCACTCTTTCCGCTGGTAGAGCCGGTGTTGGTGGTAATTTGTAAGGCCCACCTCCATGTTTGATACACACTGAACACCTTCGAATAACTTTCTGTACTTGAGCCTTGCCTTGCGGTATCCAGTATTTCTTTCTTATTATGCTGAGTGTATGGGGAGCTCCAACGTGATAATTACTTTCATGGGTTTCTTTAATTACATTGTTTGTAAATTCTGATTCTTTGGGTAGGAGGATTGGGTACTTCATTTCATAACTCCATGATGTGTTTGCCATTCGTCCTCGTGATCTCAACAGACCATTCTCATCCATAAATAGATCTAAGTTCCTTGTCAGGTGTGTTTTCTTTCCTGATAATTCCTCGGGAAAGTGTTCTCTTTGAATCCTTTTTATCTCATCCATGGTTTCATCCATTGAAGCCATGTCTATATCTTGAGATGTTGACTCTAGTTCGTCAAGCTCCATTATTTGATCTGAGAATTGGGCCGTGTCAGATATCTCTTTCATGCCCAATGGATCTTCACCTGGATTCTGATCCGGGTCCTCCCCAACTGAGAGAACAGTGTTATGATGGTTCTCGTAATATCGAGATTCAGGCCACTTTGTTTCATCATATTGAAGAAATTCGGGTCCGTTGAACCACAGCTCCCTTTTTTCTTGCCAAGTTTCGGGTCTAGTTGCTACGTCGGCTGGGTTGACCTTCGTGTGAATATAATACATTTTCGCTTCTGGTACATTTCCTTTAATTTCTTTGACTCTGTTGGTCACAAATGGAGGCAGAAGTTTATTAGACCGCATCCATCCGAGAATGACTAGACTATCTGTCCACAGGTACTCTCTTCTGATTGGTAAGTCTATGTTTGTTCTTATATATTTAACTAACCTGCTTGTGATTAGAAACCCAAGTAATTCCTGCCTCGggatattaatattttctttgtcTTTGTTCTGTGTAACATGAGACTTTCCCATTACAAATGATATGGATGTTCCCTGTGGACCTGACATTCTGATGAATACTACTGAAGCAAAGGCAGATTTTGATGCGTCAGCAAATCCGTGAAGCTCATACTCAGTGTCAGAATCGGATGTTAATTTTCCAAGTTGTCTTGGGACTTCCACTTTAATAGAAGCTTTCCAGTTCTCAAGAATACCTTTCAGGGTTTGTAGAACTTCAGCAGGTAACACGGTAtcccatttaaatttttgattgcATATGTCTTGAAATAAAAGTTTCATGGGTAAGATCAGTGGACATACAAACCCACAAGGGTCATATATCCTTGCCAGTGTTCGAAGAAGTTTTCGTTTCGTATCAACTGGAGAAACTGGATTCAAATGATCCTCTGTTATATTTAGGGTTAATGTATCTCTGTTTACATTCCACAACAACCCAAGAACTTTAACTTCATTGTTTGATTTGCTTGAAGTTGCTTCGGGATGGAGTCCATGAATTCTTGATTATTTGAGACCCAGTCTCTAATGTTCATTGACATCTGTTGAAAGGCCATTCTAGTTTTATTGTAGATGTCTTGTGCTTCTTGTATTGAATCAGCTCCAATAACTAAATTATCAACATAGCACTTCTCGGctattgattttatttgctCATCTTTAGATTGGTTCATATGGTGTTTAATGGTAGCTGTAAGAAGGAAAGGACTTGCTATTACCCCAAAGGGAACTCTGCAGAATCGAAGACATATTAAATTATCATCTCTAAGTTCTTGATTAATATCCTTTAACCATAGGAAGCGTGTGACGTCTCGGTCTTCTTCTTGCAACCCCACTTGCAGGAAGGCCTTTTCCACATCTGCTGTCATGGCTATACTCTTAGTCCTGAATTTAATCAAAAGAGAAGTCAGGCTCTCTAGCATGTATGGTCCACTGTAGAGACATTCGTTAAGACTCCTGTTTCCTGATGTCTTGGCTGAAGCGTCGTACACAATTCTGCCCTTCTTTCCTACTTGTTTAACCATATGGTGTGGGAGGTAGTGAATTGGATGATCAGGTTCAGTGTCGGCTTGTGACTCTACTACTTCTATGATACCCAACTTTAGTTGTTCCTTCAGAATTTCGTTGTACTCATTTAGTGACTCTTTATCTAATCTCCTCATAAGTGATTTTAATCTTCCCATAGCCAATCCAAAGTTAGATACTAACTCTGGTGGGTGTTGAATCCATGGCCACTTTACCTCATATCTATCCTGTTGATATTGTACAGAGGCGTTGAACTGGTGTACTGCTTCCTCCTGCCGGGTGGTCTTTGGAGAGTCTGTTATACCCAAGTTTTCTAAtgaccataaaaatttaatatccACATATCTTAATGGCAAATCTGGCTCGGAAAAGTATGGACAGCCTTGCGTATGACACTGGCAATATGTAGTTACAGACAGTACCTCATCATTGTCTTCAATGTAAACATTACCAGAAAGAATGTATCCAAAATCTGTATCGATTAGGTACAAATTATTAGAGATCTCAATTTTATCATTACGCATGAATGAACAGTAGAAATCATTTCCGATGAGCAAATCAATCTTTTCACCAACTGAGTCATCATCTGCATGTAAATCAACTTGGGAACAATCAAGTTTTGCTATTGGTACTCTATCTGTGATATGTGGTACAATGTTTACTTGTATAGTGCTTCTAATGCCACGTTTGGTAAGTATTGTCACTGTAGTGCAAGGACTAGTTGTTTCTTGAGGAGACGGGGATCCGAAAGTGTAAATGACTAGCTGATCCATAGATATTATTGGTAAGCTAAGAGCATCAGCCAGTTCTTTGTTATATAGCTTCGTTGACTGCCGCTATCCAAAAGAATTCTACCATCCGTGAGTTTATTATCGACTTGAGGATTTTGTAACTGCACCACCGCCGTCTGTAAAAAGGTAAGTCCGTGAGTCATATTACATATCATTTCTGGAATTTTCATCTTTCTCTCATCTTCCTCACCTTTCGCCTTAAGGCAGAGCCACTGGACATGCCCCTTCTCTCCGCAGCGGAAGCAAGTTacattttttcggcattcctcCGTTTTGTGGTTTTTTCCTAGACAATTGAGGCAGCGCCCATTAAGTTGAGTCTTGCGTGCTTCCACTGTACTGAACTTTCTGCAATCTTTGCTTGCATGGTTACTCAATCCACAAAAAATGCACGAGCGTCTGGATTTTTTAGCTGCTGGGGCAGGTGATACAGGTTCTAGTTTTCGCTTTCGATCAGGTCTCCGTTGAGTGTGCTGGAACCGTTTAAAATTTCCCTTTTGGGTCCTGATGTGAAGTGCTTCTGCTGTGGCCACAACAGGTCCAGCCTTCAACAATGATGCATCCGTGTCGGTAATCATGGAAGATGACTTTTCCATCGCTGTTATTATCTTGTTAAGGTTCTTCCTTATTGCTGTCAGTGTAGTACCCTCGGTGGCCTCGGATAGGTGGTGTTCATGCACCACTTTGTCGggaaattttcttaaaatcatagCACGGAAGTAGTTTCCATTCACTGGCTCTCCTAAATTTTCCAGGATTCTTAAATGCCTCTCAATTTCATTTAGTGTGCTCCTACAACTTGTACTGTTGTACTCGGCTCGTTGTAGATTATTCAATTGTGTGTAGTGTGCATCTATCAGCGCATCCTTCGATCCGAAACGATTTTTAAGTGTATCAATTGCAATTATATAGTTGTTGTCGGTCACACCTAAACCTGATACAGACTCCTTAGCTAGCCCGCTGAGACTCCCCAGTAAATATGCCATTTTTTCCGAGTCTGCAATGTTTCTTTCATGGATGCTAGCTCTGAATCTGTCCCAGAACTCAGTCCACTTTAAACAGTCTCCACTGTAGGATGGTAGTTCAAGCTTTGGCAGTCTTGTTGTAGCAGAGGCACCTCCTTTTCTTCTATGGCATGTTGTACGGAGCTCAGTGAATCTTCAATCTCAGAACATAAGCTTTCTGCCTGTAATTGGATCGCCAGAGCTGGACTTACTATATCCAGCTTTGGAGTTGGTAGCTTCATAgtatattcttttatttctacATCCAACTTATTTACcaaatccaataattgtttCACTAATCTTTTAGCCCTATCATATTCCATCTGGTTGCTTTCATATTCATGTTTTGCTGAAGCTATGAGTGTCTCTAGGCTAAGTTTTCTCAACTCTACCCGTTTTTCCAGAATTTCTTCCATTTTGTTGTGCTTGATCTTCTTTTGGGTGTTGTATTGGTTTtctttgaaaattaccaaagtAAAGTAATACGGGAGTAATGGCGGCTACCATAAAGGCGCCAAGTTATTATaactactttttgtttttttttcggttttttagttttttttttaaaacccccCAAAGATTTTCTTGCGCTTCTTCGACTAGAACAATACAAATAACGATGCATCAACAATATAATAAGTCGAACGACAACCAAATAAGTCTCAACAAAGCTTTCTTTTGAATTAAGTATGTTTTGTTTGctactataagtaggtacttttctcAACTTATCGAAATACCAAGACATGCCTCACTTAC is a window of Choristoneura fumiferana unplaced genomic scaffold, NRCan_CFum_1 Sck3bRy_158;HRSCAF=347_pilon, whole genome shotgun sequence DNA encoding:
- the LOC141445033 gene encoding uncharacterized protein, with amino-acid sequence MRRLDKESLNEYNEILKEQLKLGIIEVVESQADTEPDHPIHYLPHHMVKQVGKKGRIVYDASAKTSGNRSLNECLYSGPYMLESLTSLLIKFRTKSIAMTADVEKAFLQVGLQEEDRDVTRFLWLKDINQELRDDNLICLRFCRVPFGVIASPFLLTATIKHHMNQSKDEQIKSIAEKCYVDNLVIGADSIQEAQDIYNKTRMAFQQMSMNIRDWVSNNQEFMDSIPKQLQANQTMKLKFLGCCGM
- the LOC141445032 gene encoding uncharacterized protein translates to MAYLLGSLSGLAKESVSGLGVTDNNYIIAIDTLKNRFGSKDALIDAHYTQLNNLQRAEYNSTSCRSTLNEIERHLRILENLGEPVNGNYFRAMILRKFPDKVVHEHHLSEATEGTTLTAIRKNLNKIITAMEKSSSMITDTDASLLKAGPVVATAEALHIRTQKGNFKRFQHTQRRPDRKRKLEPVSPAPAAKKSRRSCIFCGLSNHASKDCRKFSTVEARKTQLNGRCLNCLGKNHKTEECRKNVTCFRCGEKGHVQWLCLKAKDGGGAVTKSSSR
- the LOC141445031 gene encoding uncharacterized protein; this encodes MKLLFQDICNQKFKWDTVLPAEVLQTLKGILENWKASIKVEVPRQLGKLTSDSDTEYELHGFADASKSAFASVVFIRMSGPQGTSISFVMGKSHVTQNKDKENINIPRQELLGFLITSRLVKYIRTNIDLPIRREYLWTDSLVILGWMRSNKLLPPFVTNRVKEIKGNVPEAKMYYIHTKVNPADVATRPETWQEKRELWFNGPEFLQYDETKWPESRYYENHHNTVLSVGEDPDQNPGEDPLGMKEISDTAQFSDQIMELDELESTSQDIDMASMDETMDEIKRIQREHFPEELSGKKTHLTRNLDLFMDENGLLRSRGRMANTSWSYEMKYPILLPKESEFTNNVIKETHESNYHVGAPHTLSIIRKKYWIPQGKAQVQKVIRRCSVCIKHGGGPYKLPPTPALPAERVTYTTPFSYTGVDYFGPLFVSSPNGKAKRWIALFTCLTVRAIHLEVVNDLTAEECLLAIRRFSASRNTPKKIYSDNATYFKLTSEIIEKPYCVKNKISWKFIPQLAPWHGGFYERLVALVKHCLKRTLDKHLINDSQLHTIMKEVEAVVNSRPLTKIGPDVEHILRPADFLSLGTCLTTETSHAELPSVGTKAKTDLITSWKRGLKILEEIKQMFIGQYLVSLRERFRSEPKQPRVISHRAPEIGDLVQIKAESKNRINWKVGKIVDMRESTDGKCRVAEVKVDGSILTRSIGHLYPLEVESDPIPDDDTSERVRNKDQETAFNESAHDSVTSSRPTPQESETVDPVELAEPEVEESASAMDDGTPMEMAGSLDIHGQDLVAGKERRAAAVRAREKILEWTRHLLTILE